Part of the Acidobacteriota bacterium genome, TAGTGGCCGATAACTGGTGGATAATTTTCTCTGTGGAGAGGCGCTCAGCGATTGAACAGGTTGCGCCCCTCAGCAGTTGGCAGTTTCACGCCCAGCATTCCTGCCAGGGTCGGCGCGATGTCGCGCATATCAATGCGGCCAAGATTTTTTCCAGCGGGAATGCCAGCGCCGACAATAAAAAATGAGGAGTCCATTTCCGGCAATTCCGCCAAAAAGCCATGCCCTCCGCCGGGTTTGATGTCGCGAATAGCGGGCAAATCAAAACTGCCGCCGATGTATGTTCCGGGTTTCGTGCCAACGACAAACGCCGCGTCCGGAAATCCGCCGAGTTTTCGCGCCGCGTCGCCTTCGTAAAATTTGAACAAACCGCTGGAGGAATCAGCAGCAAACCGCTGCAAGATTTCGCGGACTTTGGCGCGCGCGTCTTCATCCGCTTTGTCTTTGAGTATCACTGCCGCCATCCCGCCGGAATTCCAGGTGATCGCGCGCCAGGATTTCAATTTGCCCGCTTCGACCGTGACCAATCCGGCTTCGCGAAACGCGGCGTTCAGGTTCAGCGATTTGCTGATCGGCGCAAAGCCGTGATCCGACGCGACGGCGATGATCGCTTTGCTATTGCCGATCTTTTCGGCGGCTGCGCGCACCCGGCCAACCAGCGCGTCAATTTCTTCCAGCGCCGCGTATGCTTCGGGGCTGTTTGGGCCATGTTCGTGTTCGACTTCATCGAGTCCCGCAAAGTACGTCGTCAAAAATGCCGGACGCTTCGCTTCCAGCAAATACGCGTTGAACGCGGCGCGGCGTTTGTCGGCTTCGACGGTGTAATCGTAACCTTCCGGATAATTGCCAATGGCTCGTTCGGCTTCGGTCAGCAACCCGGGCGTAGACAGTGCGCGAATCAGTTTGCGATCATCCGGCGTGGCGGCGCGCCACATTTGGACGATGTTGAAATCAATTTTGGCGCCGACGGTAACGGGCCAATCCACGCTCGCGGTTTTGAGTCCTGCCTGTGCGCAAGCATCCCACAGCGTCGGCACGTGAATGTCTTCGGCGTACCAGTACCAACCGCCCTGATTTTTGCTAAAAGGGTCGAACGGCGTGTTGGCGTAAATGCCATGTTTGGATGGACTGACGCCGGTCACCAAGGTCGTGTGGCTGGGGTAAGTCACCGTTGGCGTAACGCCCGTGACGGCTGCGGCATAAGCGCCTTCATTCAGAAAGCGGCGCAGGTTTGGGAGTCTCAACCGATGCCGATCGGCTTCTAACACGTAATCCGGCTTCAATCCATCAATTGAAATCAACACAACCGGGACGACGCTGCGGCGCTGTGCGGATGCCGAAAGCAACAGGCTTAGCAACAATGCAAAAAGTAGTATGGGAATGCGACGCATGACGGCTCCGATTTACTTCCCTTCCCACAAATTTTCGTCAGACTTGCCGCTCAATCCGGAAAGGATTCCCCAAGACGCCGCCAAAGCCAGAATCAGGAAAATCACTCCACGCCCGTAATTGCCAAACACCAAATTGCCCACGCCAAACAAGGTCAAATAAATCATCGCGCAACCCAATGCCCATTGCAGCAACTTTTTGCCCCAATCGTCTTTCACGACCACGTCCGGAGCCATTTGCGCTACTGGTCCCCAACCCAGTTTGCTCGGACGAGTGCGACGATAAAACGACAACAGCGTTTGTTCATTAGTCGGTTTGGTCAGGAAGGTAACGGCGATTGTGACAATGCAAACGATGGCGGTGGTGATCAACAAAGAATAGGTACCGAAGACTTGCTTGTCGTAAGAGCTTTCGGTCAGCCCCATTCCCTTTGGCCCAATGGTCAATTGCAATGTCAGCGAAACGATTGTCGCGGCAATCATCGCCGCAATTTCCGACCAGGCGTTAATGCGCCACCAATACCAGCGCAGAATCAGCACCAAGCCCGTCCCCGCGCCGATTGCCAGCAAGTAATCCAAGGCATTCGTCACTTTTCCCAACACCAGCGAAACCGCGCCGCTCAGCACCATAATCAACACCGAAGCGCCGCGCGATGCCAGCACGTAATGGCGTTCGTCCGCTCCCGGCTTGAGGTAAGGTCGGTACACGTCGTTGACCAGATACGAAGCGCCCCAGTTCAATTGCGTCGCAATCGTAGACATATACGCAGCCAGCATTCCCGCGACCAACATCCCTCGCCAACCGATGGGCAGCACGTCGGCGATCAGTCGCACGTAACCGGATTCCGGGTCGGCTTTCACGGCGGCGTCGTTGGCGTAATAAATCATCGAAGCCAGCGCCGTCAGAATCCACGGCCACGGGCGCACGGTGTAATGCAACACGTTGAACGAAAGCACCGCCAGAAGCGAAGATTTTTCATCCTTCGCGGCAAA contains:
- a CDS encoding alkaline phosphatase family protein, which gives rise to MRRIPILLFALLLSLLLSASAQRRSVVPVVLISIDGLKPDYVLEADRHRLRLPNLRRFLNEGAYAAAVTGVTPTVTYPSHTTLVTGVSPSKHGIYANTPFDPFSKNQGGWYWYAEDIHVPTLWDACAQAGLKTASVDWPVTVGAKIDFNIVQMWRAATPDDRKLIRALSTPGLLTEAERAIGNYPEGYDYTVEADKRRAAFNAYLLEAKRPAFLTTYFAGLDEVEHEHGPNSPEAYAALEEIDALVGRVRAAAEKIGNSKAIIAVASDHGFAPISKSLNLNAAFREAGLVTVEAGKLKSWRAITWNSGGMAAVILKDKADEDARAKVREILQRFAADSSSGLFKFYEGDAARKLGGFPDAAFVVGTKPGTYIGGSFDLPAIRDIKPGGGHGFLAELPEMDSSFFIVGAGIPAGKNLGRIDMRDIAPTLAGMLGVKLPTAEGRNLFNR
- a CDS encoding Na+:solute symporter, translated to MKLTALDWAIIAIYFVISMAIGLYFTRRASRSTDEYFLAGRTLPWWLAGVSIVATTFSSDTPLLVTGITARGGIAGNWVWWAFVLSGMLTVFFFARLWRRANVMTDVEFASIRYSGKAAGFLRVFRAVYLGIPINALVAGSVTLAMVKILKAMLDINEWYAVLICFAITGIYSTLGGFLGVLWTDFFQFFLAMTGSIALAFFSVNKVGGVGAITQGLEATGKNPASFLSFLADPNSTYLPFVTLCVFFAVQWWAAWYPGAEPGGGGYVAQRMFAAKDEKSSLLAVLSFNVLHYTVRPWPWILTALASMIYYANDAAVKADPESGYVRLIADVLPIGWRGMLVAGMLAAYMSTIATQLNWGASYLVNDVYRPYLKPGADERHYVLASRGASVLIMVLSGAVSLVLGKVTNALDYLLAIGAGTGLVLILRWYWWRINAWSEIAAMIAATIVSLTLQLTIGPKGMGLTESSYDKQVFGTYSLLITTAIVCIVTIAVTFLTKPTNEQTLLSFYRRTRPSKLGWGPVAQMAPDVVVKDDWGKKLLQWALGCAMIYLTLFGVGNLVFGNYGRGVIFLILALAASWGILSGLSGKSDENLWEGK